The following proteins come from a genomic window of Campylobacter concisus:
- a CDS encoding YifB family Mg chelatase-like AAA ATPase, giving the protein MKSLRCATYGDGLKIIDVESIFSRGLPGFSIVGLASTSIKESTERVKAALLALDFSFPAQKITINLSPSDLPKSGSHFDLAIALLIALQKAKSLEKIFVFGELGLDGSIKSTANLFSILLFLSTQVKNVKVLVPKEIAQKASMILNLEIYAVSTLEEAIRFFNDAEFAKSIRFNATHELFSNVIEISGKRYVPNLNFELDFKDVLGQDRAKRACVIAAVGMHNILFEGSPGSGKSMCAKRLVYIMAPQSLEEVLKSAAYRSLNLQDSEFTSIRAFRSPHHTSTKSSIFGGGSNVAKIGEIALANGGVLFFDEFPHFSKQVIESLREPLEDNQIHIARVNSKVTYETKFIFVAAQNPCPCGNLFSRNLNCKCSENEIKNYKSRISAPVLDRIDLKVAMDESSPNDRSSLSSQQMSDMVLKAFIFQKKRDQDELNGKLNDAQVEKFCLLDNEAREILQKAASKYNLSQRGIKRTLRVARSIADLDESEQILKPHILEALSFRA; this is encoded by the coding sequence ATGAAGTCTTTAAGATGTGCTACTTACGGCGATGGGCTAAAGATAATTGACGTTGAGTCTATCTTCTCTCGCGGGCTTCCTGGTTTTAGCATCGTTGGGCTTGCAAGCACAAGCATAAAAGAGAGCACAGAGCGCGTAAAAGCAGCACTTCTAGCACTTGATTTTTCCTTCCCTGCACAAAAGATAACCATAAATTTATCCCCTTCAGATCTGCCAAAAAGTGGCTCACATTTTGACCTGGCTATCGCTCTTCTTATAGCTCTTCAAAAGGCAAAAAGCTTAGAGAAAATTTTTGTCTTTGGTGAGCTTGGGCTTGATGGAAGCATAAAAAGCACAGCAAATTTATTTTCTATTTTACTTTTTTTAAGCACGCAGGTAAAAAACGTAAAAGTCTTAGTACCAAAAGAGATAGCGCAAAAAGCTTCTATGATCCTAAATTTAGAGATTTATGCGGTTAGTACTCTAGAGGAAGCGATTAGATTTTTTAATGACGCAGAATTTGCAAAAAGTATACGTTTTAACGCTACTCATGAACTATTTTCAAATGTGATAGAAATTTCTGGTAAAAGATACGTTCCAAATTTAAACTTCGAGCTTGATTTTAAGGATGTTCTGGGTCAGGATCGCGCAAAAAGAGCCTGCGTTATTGCAGCCGTTGGTATGCACAATATTTTATTTGAAGGCAGTCCAGGTAGCGGCAAGAGCATGTGTGCAAAACGCCTAGTTTACATCATGGCGCCACAAAGCTTAGAAGAGGTGCTAAAGTCCGCCGCCTACCGCTCTTTAAACCTTCAAGATAGCGAATTTACAAGTATTAGAGCCTTTCGCTCGCCCCATCATACTTCAACCAAAAGCTCGATCTTTGGCGGAGGCTCAAATGTCGCAAAGATCGGTGAAATCGCACTTGCAAATGGCGGAGTACTTTTTTTTGACGAGTTTCCTCACTTTTCAAAGCAGGTGATTGAAAGCCTAAGAGAGCCACTAGAGGACAATCAAATCCACATTGCAAGAGTAAATTCAAAAGTGACTTATGAGACTAAATTTATCTTCGTAGCAGCTCAAAATCCATGTCCTTGCGGAAATTTATTCTCTCGCAACCTAAACTGCAAATGCAGCGAAAATGAGATAAAAAACTATAAATCAAGAATTTCAGCTCCAGTGCTTGACCGCATTGATTTAAAAGTTGCTATGGACGAGAGCTCACCAAATGATAGGTCAAGCTTGAGCTCACAGCAAATGAGTGATATGGTTTTAAAGGCCTTTATATTTCAAAAAAAGCGCGATCAAGATGAGCTAAACGGCAAGCTAAATGACGCACAAGTAGAAAAATTTTGTCTATTAGATAATGAAGCAAGAGAAATTTTACAAAAGGCAGCCTCGAAGTACAATCTTTCCCAAAGGGGCATAAAAAGGACACTTAGAGTGGCTAGAAGCATCGCTGATCTTGATGAGAGCGAGCAAATTTTAAAGCCCCACATCTTAGAGGCGCTTAGTTTTAGGGCATAA
- the purN gene encoding phosphoribosylglycinamide formyltransferase encodes MLTKKIAVLFSGSGSNLEAILKKIHNQIFNGIKIEVCLCICNKLGAYGIERAKKFGLDTTIIESAKFANREEFDAAVVEQILKSGAELTVLAGFMRILTPVFTSKIKAINLHPSILPLFKGAHAIKESFESDMMIGGVSVHYVSEELDGGKLIAQRAFEREDGMSLEDWESKIHAIEHEILPDSIIKILTKEANV; translated from the coding sequence ATGCTTACGAAAAAAATAGCCGTACTTTTTAGCGGTAGTGGCTCAAATTTAGAAGCGATACTTAAAAAAATTCATAATCAAATTTTTAATGGTATAAAAATCGAAGTTTGCCTTTGTATCTGCAACAAGCTAGGCGCATATGGCATCGAGCGTGCTAAGAAATTTGGGCTTGATACGACGATAATAGAGAGTGCCAAATTTGCAAACAGAGAAGAATTTGACGCTGCGGTTGTGGAGCAAATTTTAAAAAGCGGCGCTGAACTAACAGTGCTTGCTGGATTTATGAGGATATTAACTCCTGTTTTTACATCAAAGATAAAAGCCATAAATTTACATCCTTCCATATTGCCACTTTTTAAAGGCGCTCATGCGATAAAAGAGAGCTTTGAGAGCGATATGATGATAGGTGGTGTCAGCGTGCACTACGTGAGCGAGGAGCTTGACGGAGGTAAACTCATTGCACAAAGAGCGTTTGAAAGAGAAGATGGTATGAGCTTAGAGGATTGGGAGAGCAAAATCCATGCGATAGAGCATGAAATTTTGCCTGATAGCATAATAAAAATTTTAACAAAGGAAGCAAATGTTTGA
- a CDS encoding VOC family protein: protein MQIKNIDHIVLVVSDIEKAIKFYCEILGIQLCKNSGRISLKFGSQKINLHKFESEFLPSAKYPKKGSTDICFIVDDLIENVHAELLKKGVKFELGIVERNGALGAMKSLYLYDFDGNLIELSSYKK from the coding sequence ATGCAGATAAAAAATATTGATCATATTGTTCTTGTAGTAAGCGATATAGAAAAAGCGATTAAATTTTACTGCGAAATTTTAGGGATACAGCTTTGCAAAAATAGTGGTCGCATCTCCTTAAAATTTGGCTCGCAAAAGATAAATTTACATAAATTTGAAAGCGAGTTTTTACCATCTGCAAAATATCCCAAAAAAGGCAGTACTGATATTTGTTTTATAGTGGATGATCTTATAGAAAATGTACATGCAGAGCTACTTAAAAAGGGTGTAAAATTTGAGCTTGGTATTGTAGAGCGAAATGGGGCACTTGGCGCTATGAAGAGCTTGTACTTATACGACTTTGATGGAAATTTGATAGAACTTAGCTCATATAAAAAATAA
- the nuoN gene encoding NADH-quinone oxidoreductase subunit NuoN: MNEIAFLDLNEISLQSLSPMLSMMVFALFILIVGAIKKDLSRNFYCVFCIIAIFVNLGLILDFNGLSLSFWDMLLVDGISIISQVIILIASALFIPLALSTKEYFEYKIYEYYALFLFMIAGFLFMVSSSNLLIIFLGLEISSLCLYTLIALHNKAKSVEAAIKYFAMGSLSAGFFAMAIAMFYLATNSIDIARIGVAIKDLSLNQNLIILLGCVFIASAIGFKLSLIPFHTWIPDVYEGSNAPLAGYMSIVPKVAGFIVALRIFTMLEGSGISWIKDMLYIIAVLTMSLANIMALVQKDVKRMLAFSSIAHAGVVLCALVANSHEANVALFFYWIMFLFANLGAFSMLWVARCDDVVCWDKRFKHPYEKFSGLIKILPSYAVIMGIFMIALAGIPPFSVFWGKMVLISSLIKSDYVVLGVIIMINSAIAIYYYLRLIVFMFLKEPIVTDKNLYTANVSMALKVIVGVAVAGTVFAFLFSGAILEFIEHFVFASGF; encoded by the coding sequence ATGAACGAAATAGCCTTTTTAGACCTAAACGAGATCTCGCTACAATCACTCTCGCCGATGCTAAGCATGATGGTTTTTGCACTTTTTATCCTCATAGTTGGAGCGATAAAAAAGGATCTTTCGAGGAATTTCTACTGCGTATTTTGCATCATCGCTATATTTGTAAATTTGGGTCTTATATTAGATTTTAATGGTCTTAGTCTTAGCTTTTGGGATATGCTTTTGGTAGATGGAATTTCTATCATCTCACAAGTCATCATCCTCATCGCTTCAGCCCTTTTCATACCGCTCGCACTGAGCACGAAAGAGTATTTTGAGTATAAAATTTACGAGTATTATGCGCTATTTTTGTTTATGATCGCAGGATTTTTATTTATGGTGAGCTCAAGCAACCTGCTCATCATATTTTTGGGTCTTGAGATCAGCTCACTTTGCCTCTACACTCTCATTGCCCTTCACAACAAGGCAAAAAGCGTCGAGGCTGCCATCAAATACTTTGCGATGGGCTCGCTCTCGGCTGGCTTTTTTGCGATGGCGATAGCTATGTTTTATCTGGCAACAAACTCAATAGACATCGCTCGTATAGGTGTAGCGATAAAAGATCTTAGCCTAAATCAAAATTTAATCATCCTTCTTGGCTGCGTTTTCATCGCCTCAGCCATTGGCTTTAAGCTCTCACTCATACCATTTCACACCTGGATACCAGACGTTTATGAGGGCTCAAATGCCCCGCTTGCAGGCTATATGTCGATCGTGCCAAAGGTAGCGGGCTTTATCGTCGCATTAAGGATCTTTACGATGCTTGAGGGCTCTGGAATTTCATGGATAAAAGATATGCTCTACATCATCGCCGTGCTTACGATGAGCCTTGCAAATATCATGGCACTAGTGCAAAAAGACGTAAAAAGAATGCTCGCCTTTAGCTCGATAGCCCATGCTGGCGTGGTTCTTTGCGCGTTAGTGGCAAACTCTCACGAGGCAAATGTCGCCTTGTTTTTCTACTGGATAATGTTTTTGTTTGCAAATTTGGGTGCATTTTCTATGCTCTGGGTGGCAAGGTGTGACGATGTCGTCTGCTGGGACAAGCGCTTTAAACACCCGTATGAGAAATTTTCAGGGCTTATTAAAATTTTGCCAAGCTACGCCGTGATAATGGGAATTTTCATGATAGCCCTTGCTGGCATTCCGCCTTTTAGCGTCTTTTGGGGTAAGATGGTACTTATCTCATCGCTCATAAAATCTGATTACGTCGTGCTTGGCGTTATAATCATGATAAATTCTGCCATTGCGATTTATTACTACCTAAGGCTCATCGTCTTTATGTTTTTAAAAGAGCCTATCGTGACAGATAAAAACCTCTACACCGCAAATGTCTCGATGGCGCTAAAGGTGATCGTTGGAGTTGCCGTTGCTGGCACGGTCTTTGCATTTTTATTTTCTGGGGCGATTTTGGAATTTATCGAGCATTTTGTCTTTGCTTCAGGATTTTAG
- a CDS encoding bifunctional ADP-dependent NAD(P)H-hydrate dehydratase/NAD(P)H-hydrate epimerase, with translation MKNLYLDTRILDERAREKFGLSEEILMENAAAGIANFICKKFKKGMKVLGVCGSGNNGADVLCALRMLEGEFECEFILASQNFKPLVSKQLERAKSAGVRECKDVESSLNGANCVIDGLFGSGLNRNLDKKHIELISKINKSSAYTIACDIPSGLNSEGKVLGACVKADITITMGARKLGLYSDAAKDFVGKIKVTDLGISAQNYECESDYYLLEKCDLVLPNRKNQCVNKGDFGHAFIISGEHIGASKLCAKAAFAFGAGLVSVIGEQSLNLPTHIMQASKISDKMNAGAVGMGLGKKGIEELDAQIFKGKRLVLDADIFYSPKVLDLLDGNCVLTPHPKEFCSLLKICKIADIDVQTLQENRFTYAKSWSEKFKAVLVLKGANTIIAKDGKIYIMPYGKNILAKGGSGDVLSGLVLALLAQGYEPLDAAISATLAHALSLRNFGKNSYALEPTDIIKGVKCLRKK, from the coding sequence ATGAAAAATTTATATTTAGACACGAGAATTTTGGACGAGAGGGCGAGAGAGAAATTTGGCCTTAGTGAAGAAATTTTAATGGAAAACGCCGCCGCTGGCATAGCAAATTTCATATGTAAAAAATTTAAAAAAGGCATGAAAGTACTAGGCGTTTGCGGAAGTGGTAACAACGGTGCTGACGTGCTTTGTGCGTTAAGAATGCTTGAGGGTGAGTTTGAATGTGAATTTATCCTAGCTAGTCAAAATTTTAAGCCACTTGTGAGCAAGCAGCTTGAGCGAGCTAAATCTGCTGGCGTGCGTGAGTGTAAAGATGTAGAAAGTAGCTTAAATGGTGCAAACTGTGTCATAGATGGACTTTTTGGCTCTGGTTTAAATAGAAATTTAGACAAAAAGCACATAGAGCTCATTTCAAAGATAAACAAAAGCTCTGCCTACACCATCGCTTGCGATATACCAAGTGGACTAAATAGCGAGGGCAAGGTGCTAGGTGCTTGCGTAAAAGCAGATATTACGATCACGATGGGAGCTAGAAAGCTTGGGCTTTATAGCGATGCTGCAAAAGACTTTGTTGGCAAGATAAAGGTCACTGATCTTGGCATAAGCGCGCAAAACTACGAATGCGAGAGTGACTATTACTTGCTTGAAAAATGCGATCTTGTGCTTCCAAATAGAAAAAATCAGTGCGTAAATAAGGGCGACTTTGGCCACGCATTTATCATATCTGGCGAGCACATAGGAGCTAGCAAACTTTGCGCAAAAGCGGCATTTGCCTTTGGGGCTGGGCTAGTTAGCGTGATAGGCGAGCAGAGCTTAAATTTACCAACGCATATCATGCAAGCTAGCAAGATAAGCGATAAAATGAATGCTGGAGCCGTTGGCATGGGGCTTGGCAAAAAGGGTATAGAAGAGCTTGATGCACAAATTTTCAAGGGCAAAAGGCTTGTTCTTGACGCTGATATCTTTTACAGTCCAAAAGTGCTTGATCTACTAGATGGGAACTGCGTCTTGACACCTCATCCAAAGGAGTTTTGCTCGCTTTTAAAAATTTGCAAAATAGCCGATATAGATGTGCAAACTTTGCAAGAAAATAGATTTACTTATGCTAAGTCTTGGAGTGAGAAATTTAAGGCAGTACTTGTGCTAAAAGGCGCAAATACAATAATTGCTAAAGATGGAAAAATCTATATCATGCCTTATGGTAAAAATATACTTGCAAAAGGTGGCAGTGGTGACGTACTAAGCGGACTTGTACTTGCTCTTTTAGCTCAAGGCTACGAGCCACTGGATGCTGCCATCTCGGCTACACTAGCTCATGCGCTTAGCCTTAGAAATTTTGGCAAAAACAGCTACGCGCTCGAGCCAACAGATATTATAAAAGGAGTAAAATGCTTACGAAAAAAATAG
- the def gene encoding peptide deformylase yields the protein MILEVLSYPNKKLYEVSKEVKIFDDELHKLLDDMYDTMIAKEGIGLAAIQIGVAKRIFIINLANDEGVQDKENLIEIINPRFELREGECIYQEGCLSVPGYYEDVKRNEVVAIKYQDRFGKEQSLRADGLLAIAIQHENDHLDGHLFIEKIGFNKRKKFDKEYKKQKKEKAS from the coding sequence TTGATCTTAGAGGTTTTATCTTATCCAAATAAAAAACTTTATGAAGTCTCAAAAGAGGTTAAAATTTTTGATGATGAACTTCACAAACTACTTGATGATATGTATGATACGATGATTGCAAAAGAAGGCATCGGCCTTGCAGCTATTCAGATAGGTGTCGCAAAAAGAATTTTTATTATAAATCTAGCCAATGACGAGGGCGTACAAGATAAAGAAAATTTAATTGAGATCATAAATCCAAGGTTTGAACTACGCGAAGGAGAATGCATATATCAAGAGGGTTGCCTTAGTGTGCCTGGATATTATGAAGATGTAAAAAGAAATGAAGTTGTGGCTATCAAATATCAAGATCGCTTTGGCAAAGAGCAAAGTTTAAGAGCTGATGGGCTTTTAGCTATTGCTATCCAGCATGAAAACGATCATTTAGATGGACATCTTTTTATAGAAAAAATCGGATTTAATAAACGCAAAAAATTTGACAAGGAATACAAAAAGCAAAAAAAAGAAAAAGCTTCATGA
- a CDS encoding TerC family protein, translated as MFEWFSSPEAWISLLTLTGLEIVLGIDNIIFIAILVGKLPPQQRGSGRIVGLGLAMVTRILLLLSLFWIMKLTKPLFTIAEFSISGRDLVLILGGLFLLVKSTLEIHSSVSGEGEEHKNSKKSHANFLVIVSEIAVLDIVFSLDSVITAVGMAEHIEIMIIAVILAVGVMMLASKGISNFVDNNPTIKILALAFLVLVGMTLVAEGLGFHIPKGYIYFAMTFSLAVESINIYAKKKKDGLLH; from the coding sequence ATGTTTGAATGGTTTAGTTCGCCAGAAGCGTGGATATCACTACTTACGTTAACTGGCTTAGAGATAGTTTTAGGCATAGATAACATTATATTTATTGCTATTTTGGTAGGTAAACTACCTCCGCAGCAGCGCGGTAGTGGTAGGATTGTCGGCCTAGGGCTAGCTATGGTGACTAGAATTTTACTTTTACTTTCATTGTTTTGGATCATGAAGCTAACAAAGCCACTCTTTACTATCGCAGAATTTAGTATAAGCGGCCGAGATTTGGTGCTTATACTGGGCGGTCTATTTTTACTTGTAAAATCAACCCTTGAAATACATTCTAGTGTTTCTGGTGAAGGTGAAGAGCATAAAAATAGCAAAAAATCACATGCAAATTTTTTGGTTATTGTAAGCGAGATAGCTGTTTTGGATATTGTTTTTTCTCTTGATAGTGTTATCACAGCTGTTGGAATGGCTGAGCATATAGAGATAATGATCATAGCTGTTATTTTAGCAGTTGGCGTGATGATGCTAGCGTCAAAAGGTATTTCTAATTTTGTGGACAATAATCCAACAATAAAAATTTTAGCACTTGCATTTTTGGTGCTTGTGGGCATGACATTGGTTGCAGAAGGATTAGGTTTTCATATTCCAAAGGGATATATCTATTTTGCGATGACATTTTCATTGGCAGTGGAAAGTATAAATATATATGCCAAAAAGAAAAAAGATGGTTTGTTGCACTAA
- a CDS encoding tetratricopeptide repeat protein, with amino-acid sequence MKKLLIILFLPLYLSAFSLSLNSGANANKPYSVLQLSDEKEFECVEQILAYDTKRYVCMLDDGILPKIEDTTLPLMDIKYKKQDGKLFIVIMPKAPSKLLNIQTELYSSPSVQDTPKTTISKHFSIIIDTSLSENNKRVSGLNFKPDFKDMLSPSIGALDLNKAPIAGLDSNDIDIYISIKRAYEKGAYENVVKDTQTAIKRHPNSLFSSEFLLFRLRALDKIFETKNEFEEIEPKDIVSEGRAWIRKFPSDENYPEVLYLIARAYLKDSIASDAKYMLDILNEEHANSKFTKLAALDYADYLYKIGKQKEALKDYEKVLYSTNDIDLASRAALSLADANIDKEKFDEAKKFILKIANANEKFFMNNPTKSMNLATTFASKDMPDVAAKIYEILINNSDRTKDFYEVALKNLALNLAKTKDEKKAYEYLNRYETEFKYGDYIDEVTKAKDGLFFEEKDENATALHARYKELIEKYAGTNISQKALISELELDIKERKFSDALSYKTMAKDGNLSKAMELINEAALELTKEYFIKDDCTAVINLLENYDINKISLPQFKLFNCYFRTARYNDALELAKAHAKDENLEDRVEWLVNLSKILYKNKDYEHAIIAANDALSLGSSVEYSDPTPSLFDRFYSLLALKRFTEAISTISAIEQLRGQDFKIIEAYTAISDYAMKSNDYAIATTYAKKALELQTKAKINTFSPKINFNYSEASLKTDNLGEALDEAKFILNMKLEPEDRLHALNLISEIYIRQKQFKLARPYLNECSDSNFISPYKDACKAKLDMIGKN; translated from the coding sequence ATGAAAAAGCTCTTAATCATCTTATTTTTACCGCTTTATCTATCCGCCTTTAGCCTTAGCCTAAACAGCGGCGCAAATGCAAATAAGCCTTATAGCGTCCTTCAGCTAAGTGATGAGAAAGAATTTGAATGTGTGGAGCAAATTTTAGCCTACGACACGAAGCGCTACGTTTGTATGCTTGATGATGGGATCTTGCCAAAGATCGAAGATACGACGTTGCCTTTAATGGATATAAAATATAAAAAACAAGATGGCAAGCTCTTTATCGTCATCATGCCAAAAGCGCCTTCAAAACTTCTAAATATTCAAACCGAGCTTTACAGCAGCCCAAGCGTGCAAGATACGCCAAAGACGACCATCTCAAAGCACTTTAGCATCATCATCGACACTTCACTAAGCGAAAACAACAAAAGAGTATCTGGGCTAAATTTTAAACCTGATTTTAAAGATATGCTAAGTCCAAGCATCGGAGCGCTTGATCTTAACAAAGCTCCTATTGCTGGGCTTGATAGTAATGACATTGATATCTACATAAGCATAAAAAGAGCTTATGAAAAAGGCGCTTATGAAAATGTAGTAAAAGATACTCAAACAGCGATAAAAAGGCACCCAAATAGCCTTTTTTCAAGTGAATTTTTACTATTTCGTCTAAGGGCTCTTGATAAAATTTTTGAGACAAAAAATGAGTTTGAAGAGATTGAGCCAAAAGATATCGTAAGTGAAGGTAGGGCTTGGATTAGAAAATTTCCATCTGATGAAAACTATCCAGAAGTGCTATATCTAATCGCTAGAGCCTACCTAAAAGATAGCATCGCAAGTGATGCAAAATATATGCTTGATATCTTAAACGAAGAGCACGCAAACTCAAAATTTACGAAACTTGCAGCACTTGATTATGCTGATTATCTCTACAAAATAGGCAAACAAAAAGAGGCGCTAAAAGACTATGAAAAAGTGCTTTACTCTACAAACGACATCGACCTTGCAAGTAGAGCAGCACTAAGCCTAGCTGATGCAAATATCGATAAAGAAAAATTTGATGAAGCAAAGAAATTTATACTAAAAATCGCAAATGCGAATGAAAAATTTTTTATGAATAACCCAACGAAGTCGATGAATCTTGCAACTACATTTGCAAGTAAAGATATGCCTGATGTGGCTGCTAAAATTTATGAAATCTTGATAAACAATAGCGATAGAACGAAAGATTTTTATGAAGTTGCTTTAAAAAATTTAGCACTAAATCTAGCCAAAACAAAAGATGAGAAAAAAGCATACGAATACTTAAATAGATATGAGACAGAGTTTAAATATGGTGATTATATCGATGAGGTGACTAAAGCAAAAGATGGGTTATTTTTTGAAGAAAAGGATGAAAATGCTACTGCACTTCATGCTAGATATAAAGAACTCATCGAAAAATATGCTGGAACAAATATTAGCCAGAAGGCTTTAATAAGCGAGCTTGAGCTGGATATTAAAGAGCGTAAATTCTCCGATGCACTATCTTACAAAACCATGGCAAAAGATGGAAATTTGAGTAAGGCAATGGAGCTGATAAATGAGGCTGCGCTAGAGCTTACAAAAGAGTATTTTATAAAAGATGATTGCACGGCTGTTATAAATTTGCTTGAAAACTACGATATAAATAAAATCTCATTACCACAGTTTAAACTTTTTAACTGCTACTTTAGAACAGCTCGCTACAACGATGCACTTGAGTTAGCAAAAGCTCATGCAAAAGATGAAAATTTAGAAGACAGAGTTGAGTGGCTGGTAAATTTGAGCAAAATTTTATATAAAAACAAAGACTATGAGCATGCGATCATTGCTGCAAATGATGCGCTTTCACTTGGCTCATCAGTCGAATACTCAGATCCAACACCATCTCTTTTTGACAGGTTTTACTCATTGCTTGCATTAAAACGCTTTACGGAGGCGATCTCAACCATTAGCGCTATTGAGCAGCTAAGAGGCCAAGACTTTAAGATTATCGAAGCATATACAGCTATAAGCGACTATGCGATGAAAAGTAATGACTACGCCATCGCTACAACATATGCCAAAAAAGCTCTTGAGCTACAAACAAAAGCCAAGATAAATACATTTTCACCAAAGATAAATTTTAACTACTCAGAAGCTTCGCTAAAGACAGATAACCTAGGTGAGGCACTTGACGAGGCGAAATTTATACTAAATATGAAGCTTGAGCCAGAAGATCGCTTACACGCTTTAAATTTGATAAGCGAAATTTATATAAGGCAAAAGCAGTTTAAGTTGGCTAGGCCTTATTTAAATGAGTGCTCTGACTCAAATTTTATAAGCCCGTATAAAGATGCTTGCAAAGCTAAGCTTGATATGATAGGCAAAAACTAA
- a CDS encoding NADH-quinone oxidoreductase subunit M: protein MLSVIIFFPAISAILGFLIENKSIKFYGASIALIELLLAIFICVNVDFQGYDFVLTHQVSLIPSLNISYFVGIDTISLVLIVLSAFMSFISIAALSDDGNLKHLVISVLFLESTMMGVFSALDMILFYSFWELSLIPLLYIIGAFGSKNRIYAAIKFFIYTFLGSVFMLVAIIFIGYLCYQKSGVFSFNLLDWYKLGIGENAQIWLFLAFFFAFGVKTPLFPFHTWLPYAHGQAPTIGSVLLASVLLKMGTYGFVRFSLPLFPDASLLLSGFVCVIAIIMIIYAALVAYAQSDMKQVIAYSSISHMGVIMLGIFSLNLIGLSGSIFLMISHGIVSGTLFLLVGVIYERAHTKEICEFGGLAKVMPKYALVFFIATLASIGLPLTIGFVGEFLSLIGVFKLNKLFALLGGFSIIVGAVYMLVLYKSVFFGECKEKNLSLKDLNFKELAALVPLCLLIIILGIAPNLILKPLEPSVQNIISKMQTRAVNSGTKDKILSLNGGSKL from the coding sequence ATGCTAAGTGTCATCATATTTTTCCCAGCAATAAGCGCAATACTTGGCTTTTTGATAGAAAATAAAAGCATCAAATTTTATGGAGCAAGCATCGCTTTAATCGAGCTTTTGCTAGCCATTTTTATCTGCGTAAATGTCGATTTTCAGGGTTATGACTTTGTTTTAACGCATCAAGTCTCACTCATACCAAGCCTAAATATCAGCTACTTTGTCGGCATTGACACCATCTCACTTGTGCTTATAGTCCTTAGCGCATTTATGAGCTTTATCTCTATCGCCGCACTTAGTGATGATGGAAATTTAAAGCACCTGGTTATTAGCGTGCTATTTTTAGAGAGCACGATGATGGGCGTCTTTAGCGCGCTTGATATGATCTTGTTTTACAGCTTTTGGGAGCTTAGCCTTATACCGCTACTTTACATCATCGGCGCATTTGGCAGTAAAAATAGAATTTACGCTGCGATTAAATTTTTTATCTACACATTTTTAGGCTCTGTCTTTATGCTAGTGGCGATCATCTTTATCGGCTATTTGTGCTATCAAAAAAGCGGCGTATTTAGCTTTAATCTGCTTGATTGGTATAAGCTTGGTATCGGAGAAAATGCTCAAATTTGGCTATTTTTAGCATTTTTCTTCGCTTTTGGCGTGAAAACTCCGCTGTTTCCATTTCACACGTGGCTTCCTTATGCGCACGGACAGGCTCCGACTATCGGCTCGGTGCTGCTTGCTAGCGTGCTTTTAAAGATGGGCACTTACGGCTTTGTGAGATTTTCACTTCCACTTTTTCCAGATGCGAGCCTGCTTTTAAGTGGCTTTGTATGTGTCATAGCCATCATCATGATCATCTACGCAGCCCTTGTTGCCTATGCACAAAGCGACATGAAGCAAGTGATCGCTTATAGCTCCATTTCACACATGGGTGTCATCATGCTAGGCATATTTTCACTAAATTTGATAGGGCTTAGCGGCTCAATATTTTTAATGATAAGCCACGGTATCGTAAGCGGCACACTATTTTTGCTAGTTGGCGTCATCTACGAGAGGGCTCATACCAAAGAAATTTGCGAATTTGGCGGCCTTGCTAAGGTGATGCCAAAGTACGCGCTTGTGTTTTTTATAGCAACTCTTGCAAGCATCGGTTTGCCGCTAACGATTGGCTTTGTGGGTGAGTTTTTGAGCCTAATTGGCGTCTTTAAGCTAAACAAGCTCTTTGCGCTACTTGGTGGCTTTAGTATCATCGTGGGCGCTGTTTATATGCTAGTACTTTATAAAAGTGTCTTTTTTGGCGAGTGCAAAGAGAAAAATTTAAGCCTAAAAGATCTAAATTTTAAAGAGTTAGCCGCTCTTGTGCCACTTTGCTTGCTCATAATCATTCTTGGTATTGCACCAAATTTGATACTAAAACCACTTGAACCAAGCGTGCAAAATATCATAAGTAAAATGCAAACTAGAGCTGTAAATAGCGGCACAAAGGATAAAATTTTATCTTTAAATGGCGGGAGCAAACTATGA